Proteins encoded in a region of the Quercus lobata isolate SW786 chromosome 8, ValleyOak3.0 Primary Assembly, whole genome shotgun sequence genome:
- the LOC115954467 gene encoding histone H3.v1 isoform X1 has product MAKGCELCGKAARMYCESDEASLCWDCDEKVHGANFLVARHERTLLCQVCRSLTPWKSSGPKLCPTVSVCEACVNNNNNNSNECQRGQVAESQESINDHDEDDDDDDSESDDEDGDYSSDEDEDEEYEVEEEEEEGENQVVPWSCALSPPQPPPPPSSTSSEEEEEKEELSSTAFSTLKRARVNADLDSDDEIGCSTSLRATGALANEEASSLGSLRARKQRKITTEANQSKKGQEEPRSTAIINSLKRLQNDIAIDGQDAAATVLKLSRDQSR; this is encoded by the exons atggcGAAGGGTTGCGAGCTGTGCGGGAAAGCGGCGAGGATGTACTGTGAGTCAGACGAGGCGAGCTTATGCTGGGACTGCGATGAGAAAGTTCACGGTGCCAACTTTCTTGTGGCGAGGCACGAGAGGACCTTGCTTTGCCAAGTCTGTCGGTCTTTGACTCCATGGAAATCCTCTGGCCCTAAGCTCTGTCCTACAGTTTCTGTGTGTGAAGCCTGcgttaacaacaacaacaacaacagcaacgaATGCCAGCGTGGCCAGGTCGCTGAGAGTCAAGAAAGTATCAACGATCATGATGaggatgacgatgatgatgattcTGAATCTGATGATGAGGATGGAGATTATAGTtctgatgaggatgaggatgaggaatatgaggtggaggaggaggaagaggagggaGAGAATCAGGTGGTTCCGTGGTCCTGTGCTTTATCGCCGCCACAACCACCGCCGCCGCCGAGTTCCACGAGTAgcgaggaggaggaggagaaagagGAGTTGTCGAGTACGGCTTTTTCGACATTGAAGCGAGCGCGTGTGAATGCAGATCTCGATTCTGAt GATGAGATCGGGTGCTCTACATCTCTAAGGGCCACTGGAGCTTTAGCCAATGAGGAAGCGAGCTCTTTGGGCTCATTGAGGGCACGGAAGCAGCGAAAAATAACCACCGAAGCGAACCAATCAAAAAAAGGTCAAGAAGAGCCAAGATCGACGGCGATCATAAACTCGCTCAAGAGACTCCAAAACGACATTGCCATTGACGGTCAAGATGCCGCCGCTACTGTCCTCAAGCTGAGCAGAGATCAGAGCCgttaa
- the LOC115954467 gene encoding zinc finger protein CONSTANS-LIKE 3 isoform X2 — protein sequence MAKGCELCGKAARMYCESDEASLCWDCDEKVHGANFLVARHERTLLCQVCRSLTPWKSSGPKLCPTVSVCEACVNNNNNNSNECQRGQVAESQESINDHDEDDDDDDSESDDEDGDYSSDEDEDEEYEVEEEEEEGENQVVPWSCALSPPQPPPPPSSTSSEEEEEKEELSSTAFSTLKRARVNADLDSDNFSATKQIFVRFYLGVQKFKAVIGLYRMRSGALHL from the exons atggcGAAGGGTTGCGAGCTGTGCGGGAAAGCGGCGAGGATGTACTGTGAGTCAGACGAGGCGAGCTTATGCTGGGACTGCGATGAGAAAGTTCACGGTGCCAACTTTCTTGTGGCGAGGCACGAGAGGACCTTGCTTTGCCAAGTCTGTCGGTCTTTGACTCCATGGAAATCCTCTGGCCCTAAGCTCTGTCCTACAGTTTCTGTGTGTGAAGCCTGcgttaacaacaacaacaacaacagcaacgaATGCCAGCGTGGCCAGGTCGCTGAGAGTCAAGAAAGTATCAACGATCATGATGaggatgacgatgatgatgattcTGAATCTGATGATGAGGATGGAGATTATAGTtctgatgaggatgaggatgaggaatatgaggtggaggaggaggaagaggagggaGAGAATCAGGTGGTTCCGTGGTCCTGTGCTTTATCGCCGCCACAACCACCGCCGCCGCCGAGTTCCACGAGTAgcgaggaggaggaggagaaagagGAGTTGTCGAGTACGGCTTTTTCGACATTGAAGCGAGCGCGTGTGAATGCAGATCTCGATTCTGAt aatttctcggcaaccaaacagataTTTGTTAGGTTTTACTTGGGAGTCCAAAAATTCAAGGCTGTGATTGGTTTGTACAGGATGAGATCGGGTGCTCTACATCTCTAA